The following coding sequences lie in one Myxococcus xanthus genomic window:
- a CDS encoding pyruvate dehydrogenase complex E1 component subunit beta: MPELMYREALNQALAEEMERDANVYLIGEEVGRYNGAFKVSQGLLDKFGSARIIDAPIAELGFTGLSVGAAMVGLRPVVEMMTWNFAILAMDQIVNNAAKLRHMSGGQLRCPIVFRGPGGAGGRLSSQHSQALEANYAHFPGLKVIAPATPADAKGMLKAAIRDENPVLMFEGERLYAIKGHVPEGEHVVPLGKADVKREGTDVTIITWSRMYYFCMQAAEELAKEGISVEVLDLRTLRPLDEEAILASVRKTNRAVIVEEGWGLAGVGASVVDIIQSKAFDDLDAPVERVTGLDVNMSYAANLENATQPDAPKIIAAVKKVLYREGA, encoded by the coding sequence ATGCCCGAGTTGATGTACCGCGAGGCGCTGAACCAGGCGCTCGCCGAGGAAATGGAGCGCGACGCCAACGTCTATCTGATTGGCGAGGAAGTGGGCCGTTACAACGGCGCCTTCAAGGTGTCGCAGGGACTGCTGGACAAGTTCGGGAGCGCGCGCATCATCGACGCGCCCATCGCCGAGCTGGGCTTCACCGGCCTGAGCGTGGGCGCGGCCATGGTGGGCTTGCGCCCCGTGGTGGAGATGATGACCTGGAACTTCGCGATTCTCGCGATGGACCAGATCGTCAACAACGCCGCCAAGCTGCGGCACATGTCCGGTGGCCAGCTGCGCTGCCCCATCGTGTTCCGCGGTCCGGGGGGCGCCGGCGGCCGGCTGTCCAGCCAGCACAGCCAGGCGTTGGAGGCCAACTACGCGCACTTCCCGGGCCTGAAGGTGATTGCGCCCGCCACGCCCGCGGACGCCAAGGGCATGCTCAAGGCGGCCATCCGGGACGAGAACCCGGTGCTCATGTTCGAGGGCGAGCGGCTCTACGCCATCAAGGGGCACGTGCCGGAAGGCGAGCACGTCGTGCCGCTCGGCAAGGCGGACGTGAAGCGCGAGGGCACGGACGTCACCATCATCACCTGGAGCCGCATGTATTACTTCTGCATGCAGGCGGCCGAGGAGTTGGCGAAGGAGGGCATCAGCGTGGAGGTCCTGGACCTGCGCACGCTGCGGCCCCTGGATGAGGAGGCCATCCTGGCGAGCGTGCGCAAGACGAACCGCGCCGTCATCGTGGAGGAGGGCTGGGGGCTCGCCGGCGTGGGCGCGTCCGTGGTGGACATCATCCAGTCCAAGGCGTTCGACGACCTGGACGCGCCGGTGGAGCGCGTCACGGGCCTGGACGTCAACATGTCCTATGCAGCGAACCTGGAGAACGCGACCCAGCCGGACGCACCGAAGATCATCGCCGCGGTGAAGAAGGTGCTGTACCGCGAGGGAGCCTGA
- a CDS encoding sensor histidine kinase translates to MNPSELPAVLYVDDDALNLRVFDANFGQRFRIFRSSSPSEALALLEQRRGEIGVILSDQRMPGMTGVELLERARTIAPDAKRMLVTAYADMQAVIDAVNRGQVTRYFVKPWDRTELQAALDDALKIARLELRIREVEGRMMKSERLATLGQVTAGIAHELMGPVGYLSQNVASLQRDLGSVIQYVSRHLQTDPDPSVAETVEDLPALIKDLADGAEHLRQVALGLRAQARGEDLEATADVAEVVSFAVKLARAEVRERARLTSNGEPVRVTFGPVKLCQVLLNLIVNAAQAMGTTGRPGRIEVRWTLRPDDVVLTVADNGCGIPMELQERVFQPMFTTKPVGVGTGLGLSICRELVTQFGGSLRLSSTQGEGTEIEITLRRAPLP, encoded by the coding sequence ATGAACCCGTCTGAACTCCCCGCGGTCCTCTACGTCGACGATGACGCGCTGAACCTCCGGGTCTTCGACGCGAACTTCGGGCAGCGCTTCCGCATCTTCCGCAGCTCCTCGCCCAGCGAGGCGTTGGCGCTCCTGGAGCAGCGCAGGGGCGAGATTGGCGTCATCCTCTCCGACCAGCGGATGCCCGGCATGACGGGCGTGGAGCTGCTGGAGCGGGCGCGCACGATTGCGCCGGACGCCAAGCGCATGCTCGTCACGGCCTACGCGGACATGCAGGCCGTCATCGACGCCGTCAACCGCGGCCAGGTGACGCGCTACTTCGTCAAGCCGTGGGACCGGACGGAGCTCCAGGCCGCGCTCGATGACGCGCTCAAGATTGCCCGACTGGAGCTGCGCATCCGCGAGGTGGAAGGGCGCATGATGAAGTCTGAGCGTCTGGCCACCCTGGGACAGGTGACGGCGGGTATCGCGCACGAGCTGATGGGGCCGGTGGGCTACCTGTCGCAGAACGTGGCGTCGCTGCAGCGCGACCTGGGCAGCGTCATCCAGTACGTGTCGCGGCACCTGCAGACGGACCCCGACCCCTCCGTGGCGGAGACGGTGGAGGACCTGCCCGCCCTCATCAAGGACCTCGCGGACGGCGCCGAGCACCTGCGGCAGGTGGCACTGGGGCTGCGAGCCCAGGCCCGCGGTGAGGACCTGGAGGCCACGGCGGACGTCGCGGAAGTGGTGTCCTTCGCAGTGAAGCTGGCGCGCGCCGAGGTGCGGGAGCGGGCGCGGCTGACGAGCAACGGCGAGCCCGTGCGCGTCACCTTCGGCCCGGTGAAGCTGTGCCAAGTGCTGCTCAACCTCATCGTCAACGCGGCGCAGGCCATGGGCACCACGGGACGTCCCGGGCGCATCGAGGTCCGGTGGACACTGCGTCCCGACGACGTGGTGCTCACGGTGGCGGACAACGGCTGCGGCATTCCCATGGAGCTGCAGGAGCGCGTCTTCCAGCCCATGTTCACCACCAAGCCCGTGGGCGTGGGAACCGGACTGGGCCTGTCCATCTGCCGGGAACTCGTCACGCAGTTCGGCGGCAGCCTCCGGTTGTCCTCCACGCAAGGGGAGGGCACCGAAATCGAAATCACCCTCCGGCGAGCCCCGCTCCCCTGA
- the pdhA gene encoding pyruvate dehydrogenase (acetyl-transferring) E1 component subunit alpha: MASPYSKELLLDMYRKMYLIRRFEERAGQQYTLGKIAGFCHLYIGQEAVAVGPVEALRPDDYMLSAYRDHGQPLARGSDAGMVMAELMGRGTGYSKGKGGSMHIFDIEHHFYGGYGIVGGQIPLAAGMAFASRYRNEDRVTVCYFGDAAASQGALHETFNMASKWKLPVIYICENNRYGMGTAISRIAAVPEIYKRASAYDMRGEPVDGMDVLAMYEAVKDAAEYCRAGKGPVLLEANTYRFRGHSMADPATYRTKHEVEEERKGDPIPKLRAYIKKQGLAQDDVFETIEEEVNALVDQAVKFADESPEPSLDELWRDTIVEEGEEDVRPRERVLGQKVTWPKYPSGQELKVTWDLEPREQAEAADKKAGLIR; encoded by the coding sequence GTGGCCAGCCCGTACTCGAAAGAACTGCTGTTGGACATGTACCGGAAGATGTACCTCATCCGTCGCTTCGAGGAGCGCGCGGGTCAGCAGTACACGCTGGGGAAGATTGCCGGTTTCTGCCACCTCTACATCGGCCAGGAGGCCGTGGCGGTGGGACCGGTGGAAGCCCTGCGTCCGGATGACTACATGCTCAGTGCGTACCGTGACCACGGCCAGCCGCTGGCCCGTGGCAGCGACGCGGGCATGGTCATGGCCGAGCTGATGGGCCGGGGCACCGGCTACAGCAAGGGCAAGGGCGGCTCGATGCACATCTTCGACATCGAGCATCACTTCTATGGCGGCTACGGCATCGTCGGCGGCCAGATTCCCCTGGCGGCGGGCATGGCCTTCGCCAGCCGTTATCGCAACGAGGACCGCGTCACCGTCTGCTACTTCGGCGACGCGGCGGCCAGCCAGGGCGCCCTCCACGAGACGTTCAACATGGCGTCCAAGTGGAAGCTCCCGGTCATCTACATCTGCGAGAACAACCGTTACGGGATGGGCACGGCCATTTCCCGCATAGCGGCGGTGCCGGAGATCTACAAGCGCGCCAGCGCCTACGACATGCGCGGCGAGCCGGTGGATGGCATGGACGTGCTGGCCATGTATGAGGCCGTCAAGGACGCCGCCGAGTACTGCCGCGCCGGCAAGGGCCCCGTGCTGCTGGAGGCCAACACGTACCGCTTCCGCGGTCACTCCATGGCCGACCCCGCCACCTACCGCACCAAGCATGAGGTGGAGGAGGAGCGCAAGGGCGACCCGATTCCGAAGCTGCGCGCCTACATCAAGAAGCAGGGGCTGGCCCAGGACGACGTCTTCGAGACCATCGAAGAGGAGGTCAATGCGCTGGTGGACCAGGCGGTGAAGTTCGCCGACGAGTCGCCCGAGCCCAGCCTGGACGAGCTGTGGCGCGACACCATCGTGGAGGAGGGCGAGGAGGACGTGCGCCCCCGCGAGCGCGTGTTGGGTCAGAAGGTGACCTGGCCGAAGTATCCCAGTGGGCAGGAGCTGAAGGTGACGTGGGACCTGGAGCCGCGCGAGCAGGCCGAGGCGGCCGACAAGAAGGCGGGCCTCATCCGCTAG
- a CDS encoding DUF2795 domain-containing protein, protein MTRERLAQGVSELESRVGPPLPLAESLHKALDGAVFPLSARQLTWVARENEAPSLVLSLLGSLPRVSFGSVDAVARALEGDLEATGPQQLASSR, encoded by the coding sequence ATGACACGCGAACGGCTTGCCCAGGGTGTGTCGGAGTTGGAGTCGCGCGTAGGCCCGCCGCTGCCGCTGGCGGAATCGCTGCACAAGGCGCTCGACGGCGCCGTCTTCCCGCTGTCCGCGCGGCAGTTGACCTGGGTGGCCCGTGAGAACGAGGCCCCGTCCCTGGTGCTCTCGCTCCTGGGTTCACTTCCCCGGGTCAGCTTCGGCTCCGTGGACGCGGTGGCCCGGGCGCTGGAAGGCGACCTGGAGGCCACGGGTCCGCAACAGTTGGCTTCTTCGCGCTGA
- a CDS encoding NUDIX hydrolase, whose translation MRQRHSSVTDIEIIEDFSSTARCDEGFLRVRRLRCRNRRADGSSSPVYRVDVVDRPRLDAVAVLVYRRGASGLEVLTRMNLRPAAYFRKDNRGAMTVPDPASGYLRVEEIVAGLLEPEDKGEEGLRRRAAAEVHEEAGFNVNPEDIRLLGGAFFLAPGILSEKVFPAAVDVTELSPEEPEGDGSPLEEGTQLHWRPIQDVLDACRRGDIPDAKTEVALTRLLALQP comes from the coding sequence ATGCGGCAGCGTCATTCCAGTGTGACTGACATCGAGATCATCGAGGATTTCTCGTCTACCGCGAGGTGCGACGAGGGCTTCCTCAGGGTTCGGCGGCTGCGCTGCCGCAACCGGCGCGCGGACGGTTCTTCCTCTCCCGTATACCGAGTGGACGTGGTGGACCGGCCCCGGTTGGACGCGGTGGCGGTGCTCGTCTATCGCCGCGGTGCGTCAGGCCTGGAGGTCCTGACGCGGATGAACCTCCGGCCCGCGGCGTATTTCCGGAAGGACAACCGGGGCGCGATGACCGTTCCAGACCCTGCGTCTGGCTACTTGCGCGTGGAAGAAATTGTCGCGGGACTGCTGGAGCCGGAGGACAAGGGCGAGGAAGGCCTGCGTCGCCGCGCCGCGGCAGAGGTGCATGAGGAGGCCGGGTTCAACGTGAATCCGGAGGACATCCGGCTGTTGGGCGGCGCCTTCTTCCTGGCGCCGGGCATCCTGTCCGAAAAGGTGTTTCCCGCCGCGGTGGACGTCACCGAGCTGTCACCCGAGGAGCCCGAAGGGGATGGTTCGCCCCTAGAGGAGGGCACGCAGCTGCACTGGCGTCCCATCCAGGACGTGTTGGACGCGTGCCGGCGCGGTGACATCCCGGATGCGAAGACGGAAGTCGCCTTGACGCGGCTGCTCGCCCTTCAGCCCTGA
- a CDS encoding MFS transporter, whose amino-acid sequence MSSLPPWLAQFLPILILLGAIGLVLARLPKVELGHTEAFKRRRFFNWFPLGMTYAFLYMGRYNLNVATSAMGDRTSNADFGTIFAWGTAVYGVAFLLNGPLTDKLGGRKTILMSAAGSAVANVAMGGVVYAVLTHNWAPPGGLVATLSFLYAVNMYFQSFGAVSIVKVNAAWFHVRERGLLGGVFGILISLGIYFAYDWSRLIVKAAPTYWAFFVPAAILAVFLVVDYFVIRDTPSHAGHPDFDTADASSGETGPQLGVAGVLKRMLTNRAIIIILFIEFCSGFMRNAIMQWYPKFAKATGLGESFVAANWGMLLCVAGITGGMFAGVISDRVFDSRRGPVSAVLYAGMSVGAVISVFVLESVALGWTVIFMSLCVIGVHGMLSGTASMDFGGKKNAGLAVGIIDGAVYAGTALQSILLGSILPMGDEAKTAANWGNWPYAMLPLSFLGLLLATQVWNARPQPKSTPVPATLPVPPAAPANRTGTGG is encoded by the coding sequence ATGTCGTCGCTGCCCCCCTGGCTGGCCCAGTTCCTGCCCATCCTCATCCTCCTGGGGGCCATCGGCCTCGTCCTCGCGCGCCTGCCCAAGGTGGAGCTGGGGCACACGGAGGCATTCAAGCGCCGCCGGTTCTTCAACTGGTTCCCGTTGGGCATGACGTACGCGTTCCTCTACATGGGGCGCTACAACCTCAACGTGGCCACCAGCGCCATGGGGGACCGCACCTCCAACGCGGACTTCGGCACCATCTTCGCGTGGGGCACCGCCGTCTACGGCGTGGCCTTCCTCCTCAACGGCCCGCTGACGGACAAGTTGGGTGGCCGGAAGACCATCCTGATGTCGGCCGCGGGTTCGGCGGTGGCGAACGTGGCCATGGGCGGCGTGGTGTACGCGGTGCTGACGCACAACTGGGCGCCGCCGGGCGGCCTGGTGGCGACGCTGTCGTTCCTCTACGCCGTCAACATGTACTTCCAGAGCTTCGGCGCGGTCTCCATCGTCAAGGTGAACGCGGCCTGGTTCCACGTGCGCGAGCGCGGCCTGCTGGGCGGCGTGTTCGGCATCCTCATCTCGCTGGGCATCTACTTCGCCTACGACTGGAGCCGGCTCATCGTGAAGGCCGCGCCCACCTACTGGGCGTTCTTCGTGCCCGCGGCCATCCTCGCCGTGTTCCTGGTGGTGGACTACTTCGTCATCCGCGACACGCCCAGCCATGCGGGCCATCCGGACTTCGACACCGCGGACGCGTCCTCCGGAGAGACCGGGCCTCAGTTGGGGGTGGCGGGCGTGCTGAAGCGCATGCTGACCAACCGCGCCATCATCATCATCCTCTTCATCGAGTTCTGCAGCGGCTTCATGCGCAACGCCATCATGCAGTGGTACCCCAAGTTCGCGAAGGCGACGGGACTCGGCGAGTCCTTCGTCGCGGCCAACTGGGGTATGCTGCTGTGCGTGGCGGGCATCACCGGCGGCATGTTCGCCGGCGTCATCAGCGACCGCGTCTTCGACTCACGCCGCGGCCCCGTGTCCGCCGTGCTCTACGCCGGCATGTCGGTGGGCGCCGTCATCTCCGTGTTCGTCCTGGAGAGCGTGGCCCTGGGCTGGACGGTCATCTTCATGTCCCTGTGTGTCATTGGCGTGCATGGCATGCTGTCCGGCACGGCCAGCATGGACTTCGGCGGGAAGAAGAACGCCGGCCTCGCGGTTGGCATCATCGACGGCGCCGTGTACGCGGGCACCGCGCTGCAGTCCATCCTGCTGGGTTCCATCCTGCCGATGGGTGACGAGGCGAAGACCGCCGCCAACTGGGGCAACTGGCCCTACGCCATGCTGCCGCTGTCCTTCCTCGGGCTGCTGCTGGCCACCCAGGTGTGGAACGCCCGGCCCCAGCCGAAGTCCACGCCCGTGCCGGCCACCCTGCCGGTGCCCCCGGCGGCGCCAGCGAATCGGACCGGTACTGGCGGGTGA
- a CDS encoding pyruvate dehydrogenase complex dihydrolipoamide acetyltransferase codes for MAIPIQMPSLSPTMTEGKIVKWLKKQGDKVSSGDAVAEVETDKSNLEIEAYDDGYLLQVLVGEGEMAKVGAPIAYIGAKGEKVDAGKQAAPAATPPEQKPQPAPEAPAPRAAEKPASSGGGDNRIAIQMPSLSPTMTEGKIVKWLKKQGDKVSSGDAVAEVETDKSNLEIEAYDDGTLAEIVVGENQMAKVGSPIAYLTAKGAKAAPAAKPAAPAPAPEKPAAPKSAPAPAAKPAAAPAQAGGRRVRASPVAKKIAREKGLDLTQVSGSGPSGRVVKRDIEEALARGPAAAPAAKKAPAAQPAPGVRPEPTVVPLSSMRKVIAQRMTEVKPGVPHFYLTIEVDMEAASKVREEAKAMDLKVSVNDLIVKAVAMAVRRYPKINVSLQGDKVVQFHSVDVGIAVALEEGLITPILRDADQKGLQAIASGVRELAERARKRALKPEEYTGGSITVSNLGMYGIDQFVAVINPPQASILAVGAVSEKAVVRDGQLAVRKMMTATLSCDHRVIDGAIGAEFLRELRGLLEHPTRLLF; via the coding sequence ATGGCCATTCCCATCCAGATGCCGAGCCTGTCCCCGACAATGACGGAGGGGAAGATCGTCAAGTGGCTCAAGAAGCAAGGGGACAAGGTGTCCTCCGGCGATGCCGTGGCCGAGGTGGAGACGGACAAGTCCAACCTCGAAATCGAGGCCTACGACGACGGGTACCTGCTGCAGGTGCTCGTCGGCGAGGGCGAGATGGCCAAGGTGGGCGCGCCCATCGCCTATATCGGTGCGAAGGGTGAAAAGGTGGACGCCGGCAAGCAGGCCGCGCCCGCCGCGACGCCTCCCGAGCAGAAGCCCCAGCCGGCGCCCGAGGCCCCCGCGCCGCGGGCCGCCGAGAAGCCCGCGTCGTCGGGCGGCGGCGACAACCGCATCGCCATCCAGATGCCGAGCCTGTCCCCGACGATGACGGAGGGGAAGATCGTCAAGTGGCTCAAGAAGCAGGGGGACAAGGTGTCCTCCGGCGACGCCGTGGCCGAGGTGGAGACGGACAAGTCCAACCTCGAAATCGAGGCCTACGACGACGGCACCCTGGCGGAGATCGTCGTCGGTGAGAACCAGATGGCGAAGGTGGGGTCGCCCATCGCGTACCTCACCGCGAAGGGCGCCAAGGCGGCTCCGGCGGCGAAGCCCGCGGCGCCTGCTCCGGCTCCCGAGAAGCCGGCGGCTCCGAAGTCCGCGCCTGCTCCGGCGGCGAAGCCCGCGGCGGCTCCGGCCCAGGCGGGTGGCCGGCGTGTCCGCGCCAGCCCCGTGGCGAAGAAGATCGCGCGCGAGAAGGGGCTGGACCTCACCCAGGTGAGTGGCTCCGGTCCGTCTGGCCGCGTGGTGAAGCGCGACATCGAGGAGGCGCTCGCGCGAGGACCTGCGGCGGCTCCTGCCGCGAAGAAGGCCCCGGCCGCGCAGCCCGCTCCGGGCGTGCGTCCCGAGCCGACCGTGGTCCCCCTCTCGTCCATGCGCAAGGTCATCGCGCAGCGGATGACGGAGGTGAAGCCCGGCGTTCCTCACTTCTACCTCACCATCGAGGTGGACATGGAGGCGGCGTCGAAGGTGCGCGAAGAGGCGAAGGCGATGGACCTCAAGGTCTCCGTCAACGACCTCATCGTGAAGGCCGTGGCCATGGCGGTGCGCCGCTACCCGAAGATCAACGTCTCGCTGCAGGGCGACAAGGTCGTCCAGTTCCACAGTGTGGACGTGGGCATCGCGGTGGCGCTGGAGGAAGGCCTCATCACGCCCATCCTCCGGGATGCGGACCAGAAGGGCCTGCAGGCCATCGCGTCAGGCGTGCGTGAGCTGGCGGAGCGCGCTCGCAAGCGTGCCCTCAAGCCGGAGGAGTACACCGGCGGCTCCATCACCGTCAGCAACCTGGGCATGTACGGCATCGACCAGTTCGTCGCCGTCATCAACCCGCCGCAGGCCTCCATCCTCGCGGTGGGTGCCGTCTCCGAGAAGGCGGTGGTGCGCGATGGTCAGCTGGCGGTCCGGAAGATGATGACGGCGACGCTGTCGTGCGACCACCGCGTCATCGACGGTGCCATTGGCGCCGAGTTCCTGCGCGAGCTGCGCGGGCTGCTCGAGCACCCCACACGGCTGCTGTTCTAG